The DNA window GGGGGTGATTCTAATTCCCCTGACGGGCTGGCTGATTCTCGATCCGATTATTGCCCTGGGAGTGGCGGCAAACATTGTGTGGGCCGGGCTCAAGCTGATGCGCGAAACCGGGTTAGGCCTTCTAGATACGGGGTTGCCCAAGGCAGAACGTCAGATTGTCACCCAGGCGTTGCAGCCATTTGAGGCCCAGGGTATTCAGTTTCATGCCCTCAGAACTCGGGTGGCAGGTGCTCGGCGGTTTGTTTCGCTGCATGTGCTGGTGCCGGGGGCCTGGACGGTTAAGCAAGGGCACGACCTCTGTGAAGATATTGAGGCGGCGATCGCGCGATCGCTACCCGGCACCTTTGTTTTCACCCATTTAGAACCCTTAGAGGATCCGGCTTCCTGGGCTGATCAGGCTCTGGAGCGCTAGACCAAGGCCTACGGTTTTCCGAAGCGTAAATTTGATGGTATTGCCCAACAGACTCATCAATACCTAGCACAGTTTGGGTTCATTTTTAGGGTGAGCTCCTTACCCTAAAAACGATTGTGTTTTAGCCTTATTTTTTGGTCTAAATCTTTCTGCTGTTGCTGCTAAATTCCCATCAAGAATAAATCAATTTCTCCTGTACCAAAGGGGTAGCTTAGACAAACCTTTGGGCAGAGATATTTGAATAGGCCAATCGTCACAATGGTATAGGCTACTGCTAGATCAGAGCTTTAGGATGACGGTACGTTAAAACGCATTTTTCCTAGGTTTGACAATCATTTGGCACCAAAATTTCTGGGTCGAGTAATGCGATTAGGACCACACATTTTCACAACTTTTTGACTCAAACTTCTGACTTAGTGCAGATGCGCTTAGCGTCATACCAAAATCGGAGGGGCTGATATGAGAATTGCCCAGGTTACACCCCTGTGGAATAGAGCATCGCCTCTAGACGACGGTGGCCCTGAGATGGTGGCGAGTTTGCTTACCGAAGAGCTAGTGCGCCGTGGACACCAGGTGACGCTATTTGCCTCAGGCGATTCTCAGACCCAGGCTCGGTTAGTGCCGGGCTGTTATCGCGCCCTGCGCCCCCTGGGCTTACTGCCGCTAGAGTATGCCCGTTACGAGCAGCGACAGCTAGAAAACGTCTTTCAATCCGCTAGAGATTTTGACATCATTCATTCCCATGTGGATGCGGTGGCGCTGCCCTATGCCCACCTCAGCCCGACGCCAGTAGTTCACACCCTGCACGGATTGCTCACCCCCACCTTTGAGAACATCTTTAACCAATATCGGCGGCAAAACCTAGTCACGGTGTCTAGGTCGCAGCAGCGGCCCGAAATCGGGCTGAACTATGTAGCTGCGATCCACAACGCGATCGCCATCGACCAATTTGACTTTCATCCTCTACCCCAAGAGCCGCCCTATCTAGCCTTTCTAGGTCGCATGTTGGAGGAGAAAGGCCCCCACGTAGCGATCGAGATTGCCAAGCGCAGCGGCTGGCGGCTCAAAATGGCGGGAAAAATTGATTTTGAAAACCAAGGGTTTTTCGAGCATCGTGTGGCTCCCCTGATTGACGGAGAACAAATCGAGTTTTTAGGGAAGGTCAGCCAGCCCCAAAAAAAAGCTCTGATTGGCCACGCTACCGCCACCCTGTTTCCCATCACTAGGCCCGAACCCTTTGGCCTGGTGATGACGGAGTCGATGGCTAGCGGTACCCCAGTCATTGCCGCCGCTATGGGGTCGGCCCCGGAGGTGGTGGTTGACGGCAAGACGGGCTTTCTTTGCCACAGCACTGACGACTGC is part of the Leptolyngbya subtilissima AS-A7 genome and encodes:
- a CDS encoding glycosyltransferase family 4 protein gives rise to the protein MRIAQVTPLWNRASPLDDGGPEMVASLLTEELVRRGHQVTLFASGDSQTQARLVPGCYRALRPLGLLPLEYARYEQRQLENVFQSARDFDIIHSHVDAVALPYAHLSPTPVVHTLHGLLTPTFENIFNQYRRQNLVTVSRSQQRPEIGLNYVAAIHNAIAIDQFDFHPLPQEPPYLAFLGRMLEEKGPHVAIEIAKRSGWRLKMAGKIDFENQGFFEHRVAPLIDGEQIEFLGKVSQPQKKALIGHATATLFPITRPEPFGLVMTESMASGTPVIAAAMGSAPEVVVDGKTGFLCHSTDDCVEAVTQVHRLSRRACREHVAVNFSVERMVDGYEAIYRQLVSDGEGPTSKGDRDRPAPDRTVARQPGPLPVQPVANLIKTAEHRRPIPKPQP